TAAATGAGAATGTTTATTATTACTTTGTGGCTGGGGGTAAGCCAAGACATATCTGCCAACTCCGGGACTGTATCAACTTGCATACATTCATATGGAGGGCTTGGGCTGTTGCTTTTGTGCAGGTCCGAGATGGCAACTTCGGAAACATTTAATTAAAGTTGCGCCTCATTGTTTCCATTTCAGGGACGGTCATGGATCGTATTGAATGCATGCGCACCTTCGTCACCACCGTTGGCGAAAACGGCTTCGCTGCTGCGGCCCGAGCGCTGGCGGTGCCGCGATCCAAGGTCAGCAAACAGATTCAGGCGCTGGAAGAAGCCATCGGCGTCCAGTTGCTGCAACGCACCACGCGCAGCCTGCATCTGACCGAGGCGGGTGCGGAATACTACGAGGCGTGTCGTGAAGTGCTGGCTTCGGTGGATGAAGCGGAGCAGCGCGCCCGCACGGGGCTTGGTGAAATACGCGGTGTGTTACGGGTCAACGCGCCGATGTCTTTCGGCTTGCGTCGACTCGGGCCGTTGATCCCCAAATTCTACGCACTGCATCCCAGGGTGGAATTGCAGCTGGTGTTCAGCGATCAGCAGGTCGACCCGGTCAAGGGTGGCTTCGACGTCACGATCCGTATTGCCAGCCTGGCCGACTCTTCATTGGTGGCGCGGCATCTGGCGCCTGCGCCCCGGGTTCTGGTCGCGGCACCGGCCTATCTGGCTCGTGAAGGTACGCCGCAAGTCCCACGGGATCTGGCGGCGCATAAATGTCTGAACTACGGCTATTTGCAAAGCGGCGTCAGTCTGCAACTGAGCAACGGCAAGGAAACCCAGAAAGTCCACGTCACCGGCCCGCTGCACGCCAACAACGGCGACCTGTTGGCGCAAGCGGCGGAGGCGGGGATGGGCATCGCGTTGCTACCGACCTTCATCGTCGAGCAATCGATTGCCGAAGGGCGCCTGGTGCCGGTGATGTGCGACTGGCAGGCCCCGCCGATTTCCATCAACGCGGTTTACCCCTCGGCGCGCCGGGTACCGATGAAAACCCGCGCGTTCCTGGATTTTCTGACCCAGGAATTAAAGGAACTGGATCGGTAGGATCGCGGCCTTGTGGGAGCTTACGAGCCTCAGTGTGTGAAAGCACCGAAGATTTTCATCGCCGCCGCTTGGTATGGGCAACGGAAAAGCTGGTACGACTTGGAAAGCCTATGACGCGCTCTGCAATATACAGATCAGTCTCGATCAGACCACCAGTTGGTTGACCGTTGCCTAATTGCATGGACTTGGCCACCCATTTGTATTTCCACTGACCAGTCAATCGCATCCGTGCTGACCAACCGTTTGCATTCGATTTGACCAGCACACGCCGTAGTGACGACCGGCAGAGAACGCCCCACTTTTCCTGTCTAGCGTTCGCGGATCAATCCTCCAGCACTTCCGGCGACACCACCCAAACGCTGCAGGGCATTTTGTACAGCAAATGTTCCACGGTGCTGCCCACCAATCGCCCGACGCCGCGATGGCCGACGCGGCCCATGACGATCACATCGATACTGTAGGCATCGGCATAACTGGCCAGAACCTTGGCCGGATTGCCCATGACCATGTGGCGTTGTTCCGGCGGGATGCCGTTGCGTTCGGCGAGGTCGTTGAAGGCCTGGCTCTGGGCGTCGAACAGGGTTTTGGCATTGCCGGAGTAGAAGTAGGCCGAGGCATTGTCGAAGCCGAATTCATCGGCGCCGATTGAGGACAGGTCATGGGCGTAAATCACGTCAACTTGGGCGTTGCACGAGGTGGCCAGTTTCACCGCCTCGCGCAAGATCCGGTCGTTGAAGCCCTTGTACTGGCCATCGTGATGGAAGGGGTCGACCGCCGCGACGATCCTTCGCGGCAAGGCGTGTTGCACATGGCTCACAAAGTGCAGCGGTACCGGGCATTCGCGCAGCAGGTGGATGTCCAGCGGGGTGAACATCAGCCGCGAGAGCAGCGATTCGTGTTCCAGCGGTTTGATCAGCACGGCCATGGGCTGTTCTTTGAGGTGAATCAGGATTTCCTGCAACGGCTTTTCGACCCAGACCACTTCGGTGGTGACGGTCACGCCGATTTTGCGCAACGGCCGGGCTTGTTCCTCCAGCCACTGGCGATGGCGCTCGACGTAGCCCAGGCGCATCTGCTCCAGCGCTTGTTCGTTGACCATCCCGGCGGTGGCCAGGCCTTCCAGATAATCGAAGGCGACGATGTGCAACGCGGCGCCTTCAGCCTTGGCCAGGGCGGCGGCCCTATCGAACGCGGGGCTGTTTTGCATCAGGGGTGAAGCGACCAGCATGAAACGGGCTTGCTCAGGCATGGAAATCTCCCTTGGGTCATCACACAAACGCTGGCTCGACACGGCCGCGTGAGGCTGTTGGCGGTGACATCTGAGGCCGATGCTGGCGCTGAATGGCATGGGCGGCTTGATCTGCATCAAACAGGCGCATGACGGCATTTGCCGCGCCGACGTGTGGTCGCCGGGGGGGGGGCACGAATGTTCATTGGGTTGATCGTGATCAAACGATCCTTGAGCCGGTCGGTGCAGACTGGTAT
This genomic window from Pseudomonas sp. G.S.17 contains:
- a CDS encoding LysR substrate-binding domain-containing protein, translated to MDRIECMRTFVTTVGENGFAAAARALAVPRSKVSKQIQALEEAIGVQLLQRTTRSLHLTEAGAEYYEACREVLASVDEAEQRARTGLGEIRGVLRVNAPMSFGLRRLGPLIPKFYALHPRVELQLVFSDQQVDPVKGGFDVTIRIASLADSSLVARHLAPAPRVLVAAPAYLAREGTPQVPRDLAAHKCLNYGYLQSGVSLQLSNGKETQKVHVTGPLHANNGDLLAQAAEAGMGIALLPTFIVEQSIAEGRLVPVMCDWQAPPISINAVYPSARRVPMKTRAFLDFLTQELKELDR
- a CDS encoding universal stress protein, encoding MPEQARFMLVASPLMQNSPAFDRAAALAKAEGAALHIVAFDYLEGLATAGMVNEQALEQMRLGYVERHRQWLEEQARPLRKIGVTVTTEVVWVEKPLQEILIHLKEQPMAVLIKPLEHESLLSRLMFTPLDIHLLRECPVPLHFVSHVQHALPRRIVAAVDPFHHDGQYKGFNDRILREAVKLATSCNAQVDVIYAHDLSSIGADEFGFDNASAYFYSGNAKTLFDAQSQAFNDLAERNGIPPEQRHMVMGNPAKVLASYADAYSIDVIVMGRVGHRGVGRLVGSTVEHLLYKMPCSVWVVSPEVLED